ACGTTTATCCATACTCGAAATCGTTAGATAATAAAGAATGTTACAGCTGAATCTAAATGACTTATAACAAGCAAATAAGTAAAAAGTTTTTATTTTTGATGTGAATTAAAAGTAGATTTTGAATAACCATAACCGATTGGGATGAAATATTATGAAGTGTGTAAAGTGTGGAAGCTCCTATATAAATTACATGAATGTTTGCTTAATGTGTGGAACGGAGCAGCCTCGTGTAACCTATCCACATAGAAGCCATCGTTTAAGTAAAGAAGAGAGAGAAAGTTTAATTGCAGAGATCAAGGAAGGTAAGAGCCCCAAGGAATTGGCAGAAAAGTACCATGTGAACCACAGCCTTATATCACATTTAAGGAAGAAGTTGGGGATGAAGGTTGATGGATGAATTGGATAAAAGGATCTCAGAGTAAAAAGAGGAAAAGGGGGTTTACTGGGGTTTTACTTTCTCTTGATTTTCGAAATAAACTCACTTACCGGGAGCGCAGGCATACTCATAATCTTCACTGTACCTCTCGATGATAACTCTGTCGAGATGCGAAATATGGTATCATTATCTGGCGCCTCTAACACGTTAACGAAATCATAGGGCCCTAATACCGCATACTGGTATAGTACCTTAGCACCCATATTCTCAATCTCCTTATTTACTTCGAGGATTCTTTCTGGCCTCTCCTTAATCGTTTTACTACCTTCAGCCGTAAGAGTGGAAAGGAGGATGTAGATCGGCATATTCCCTCTATTTATACATAAACACATCTATTATATAGAGATATCTAGGAGTCCTAACAGAATTATGAAATTATCATCATATTAATGGATGGTGACTTATGATTTTAAAGAATCAACCTTCGATATTTGTATAGTTGCGTACGGATAAACAGCGACCTTCAATCTTTTATTTCCATGCTTCGATTTGAGCTCCTTAAGGACACTTTCAAAGCTTTTAAACCAGTATGAATTCAATCCGAAGTACTGATGATCGATCAATGAATCATGAGGTGCTACGACATAGATCTTATCGAGCTTGCTAACTTTATTCAATTTACTCGTATATAGGCCCGGGCGCCACCCTCTACCACCGTAATCTGTACCAAACCTTCCGCTGTAATAGTGCCCCCTCTGTCCCTCTGGTGTATGGATTAATACTACCAAATCCCCTCCCTCCTTTAAAGACCTTTCCGCAATATCGAATACTTTGTACGCTTCATTCTCCATCGGGTAACCATTCACTATAACGATATCTGCATCTATCGTTTCAGTCAAATAATGCTTCCTTGCCATCTTCACACCCTCTCTATGTGCAGCTATCGGATCGCCACAGACCAGATCGCAACAATCACGGTTCGGATTTACCAATACATTGACGATAAAGTCAAGGCCTGCCATGCGCATAGCTTCTTCCGCATCCAACCTTCTTGAATTCTCCTCAATACAGCCGACACCTACTCCCTTCTTAATTTCGTT
This DNA window, taken from Nitrososphaerales archaeon, encodes the following:
- the larA gene encoding nickel-dependent lactate racemase, with amino-acid sequence MIVKLPVYAWYGDYEINIELPEEWEVHMCRMMGHDAPRLTDEQIYERLMRPIKSEPLHELARNRKECVIIVDDLTRPTKAYQLIPHILKELHDGGMKDENIRFVMAIGAHHWMRLDDIKKKLGEEIPERYNVFNHNVFENHVFLGKTSYGTPVYINKEVMKCDLKIGLGCILPHLSFGFGGGGKIILPGVSSIDTIVHNHNEIKKGVGVGCIEENSRRLDAEEAMRMAGLDFIVNVLVNPNRDCCDLVCGDPIAAHREGVKMARKHYLTETIDADIVIVNGYPMENEAYKVFDIAERSLKEGGDLVVLIHTPEGQRGHYYSGRFGTDYGGRGWRPGLYTSKLNKVSKLDKIYVVAPHDSLIDHQYFGLNSYWFKSFESVLKELKSKHGNKRLKVAVYPYATIQISKVDSLKS
- a CDS encoding GYD domain-containing protein, with product MPIYILLSTLTAEGSKTIKERPERILEVNKEIENMGAKVLYQYAVLGPYDFVNVLEAPDNDTIFRISTELSSRGTVKIMSMPALPVSEFISKIKRK